In Prinia subflava isolate CZ2003 ecotype Zambia chromosome 1, Cam_Psub_1.2, whole genome shotgun sequence, the DNA window GCCTTGGCTAGGAACCTGCCTTGGTTCTGCCAACAggcaaggagggagaggagaagtggAGACCACAGGAAAGTGGAGACCGCTGATGAAAACAGGGCCTCGCTCATCCCTTTTGCTCACGAGCTGTAGCTGTTCCCCCCACCTCAAACCACTCCACCATACCCTGCATCGAGGTGAAACTTGACAAGTGGCAAAAGGCCTGCACTGCTTTGGCACATCCCAGTGCAGACATCCCCCGGGCAAACCTTTTGCTCGCACAGGTGCGATCTCCTGGGCACTGCCCGACCCAGGGCTCCACCAGCCACAGGCTGGAGCCGGGGGAGGAAGTGAGCAATCGGGGGACTTACCCAGCCTCCGTTGTCCTGGATCCAGTTGTGCAGGTGTCGGTTCAGGTACTCAGTCATCCAGGCAGCAATGCTGTCCACGAGGGGAAACATCTCCCGGTTGACGCTCTCCACACACATCACACCGCCAAACTCGAAGAAGGCCACAATTCTGCCCCAGTTAACCCCATCTCGGAAGAGCTCTTCCACCACGGCCACGAAGCGGCTCCTGGCCGTGACGGGCGTCAGGTGCAGCTGGCCAGACATTTGGGAAAAGTCCCTCTGGTAGCGTCGGGAGAACTCATCTCCCGCCTGGCGCAGGACGAGGTGGACGACCTGGGGTGCGGGGTGCAGCCCCTCGGCTGGGGGCGCGTGGCTAGCAGCAGCCGAGCCGGGGGGCTCGGGGTGCGGAGACACCAGCCCAGTGTGATCAGAGGaagtcccagcagcagcaggaacagagagaCCTGGAGGCAGGGGTGCCCTGTCCTCGCCGGCAGCCCAGTCGTATCCCCTCTGCGAGAGTTTATAGTGGATGTACTTCAGCACTATCTCCCGATTATCATAGCCTCTTCTCCCCGGATGAGCCATAATTCCCACGAGGAAGCAGcaagaggaagggagagaggaagaagaggagcaGGATGAACCCAAAAAAGTAAAGCAgccaataataataaaattaataacacCAAAAATTATAATCCAGTTATTGTATTGGACACGGTTTCATTCATGCTGGTGTGGGGGAGTTCTCGGGGTCTCGGAGGTACTTTTGTCTTCTCAATGTTTCCTCCTTGGTTTGAGATGCACGGCATAAATAGGGATTAAAATGCTGTAAATACTTTACTTCCAGGTGCACATTTATTACTTATTATAAATTTACTTTAGGACCATTTCCTCCTCGGTGTTGAAATAcatcttaaaaaatattatacCGACTCAAAATCAGGTGCATTTTCCCCTAGGTGCAGGACTACCACGGACACGAAGGAGCTGACGAACACGCACTGTAAAAACTGCAATTCAACACGATTTGCTAAGCAGCCTTGGATGGACGTTAATCCAACACACTTTATGCTAGAAACCTCAACActaggttttgggtttttttgttaagtTACACAAACTAAATTTCCTCTGTAAAGTACTTACTTGGACTATAAATATGTTCCTCTGTCAAGTTTcctctaaaagaaaaatagcaacaATAAAATCCAAACATCACAAGTCTTCAGAAGCGTTAAGTTCTGGTTGCTTTGATGCTTCAAGTCACCAAGGGGACgggaaaggggcaagaaaaaaatatttctacgatttcaaatgttttttcccAGACTCCTGTTTAACAGACATCTCCAAAGATGTGTCAAAGCTCAGAAAATCCCGCCTCGCAGCCCGGGAAGGCGAACAACCCCAAAGAGACGGAAAATCCTGGAGACCAGATGAACCACATTTGAATCCAAGCTCTCGCAGAAGTGCTGTGTTTTTCCCTCCAGTGCAACGTACAGACATATGCATTTACGTAGTTTCATTCAGACACCGATCGCAGGAACCCGGTGCTTCCACACACACGCACgcacacaccaaaaaaattaaaaattgaaaaaaaaattgcatgtatttaagaaattaattctttttcacaagaaaaagcgcaaaaaattaattaaaaaacgaaaataaaaataaagaaggaaaattgcTTTTGACTGCTGCCATTTCCCAAGCAGCTTTGTATCGGCGGAGGAAGAGCCCCTGGCGCTGCCGAAGAGGGGCGCGGACGGGGCGTGTGTGCGGTGTGACTGGTGCCGATGGGGAccgcggccgcggcgccgctgcccgcccgcccgcccgcccgcgcaGCCCCGCGCACCCCGCCGGCTCCGGGCGGCTCCTCCGGGCGCTccgcgctgctgctgccggcggcggcggcggcggcggcagcggctccggacggcggcggcggcggctccgagcggcggcgggcgcgggcggggAGCTCtcccagcggcggcggcggctgcggggggagcggagcggagcggcgggggcggggaGAGGCGGGGAGGAGCGGAGCCCGAGGGGGAGGCTCCGGCCCCGCGCGGCGTAGCCGGGCGCGGTGGTTTCCTAGAGCTCCGCCTCACGCTTCATTcaagaaaagggggaaatgaggagggaggggggaagtgcttaaaaagaaaaggaaaaaaaaaaaaaaaataggcgGCGGCGGAGGAGCAGCCCCCCGCGGTCCGGGCCCGCCCTCCATCGCGGCGCGGGCCtggggccggcggcgggggagGCGCGGAGCGCGGCGGAGCTGCGGGGCGGAGGGGCGGCTccggggccgcggcggcgcTGCCTCCACCGTGCCGAGGAAgcggcggcgggcccggggtGCCGGCCCTCCGCGGGGAGcgcgccccgctccgctcctCTGCCGCCCCGCGCGGAGTCATTTAAATcaatttggtttttaaaataatttaaacggggaagaaaaacattttaaaaagtctgaatacatcttttttaaaagccaagTGGCCCGCTGCCGGCGCGCAGGGCTCCGTGCATTGTCGTCCGGGGATGTGCGCTGCCCGCAGTCTCTGCGCGGCCGCGGAGGCCGTGCGGAGCCGATCCCGGGAGCCCGCACACCTGCTCCCGTAGGCCGCCCCCCGGCCGGTGTTCAGCGATGGGACAGGCAGCGAGCTGGGGTTTAGGACTTCTGTAGAAACAGAGCTCAGGTTCGTCCCTGTGCCCGGcctgaagaaattttttttacattgaaGAGGGGCTACTGGAGCTGCTTGAAGATGAGGTCAATCTGGAGTTGGCCAAAGAAGCAGAGTTAACCTTTAAAGCTGGTTAAAGCCACACAGCTGGGAAACAGCGATGGCTTAGTccccctgccatccccagcaGCGACAATGGGGGCCAGTGGGCTGTGATGCCGGAACTGCCCCAGCTAAAATGGGGCACCATCCCGGGGAAATGCCAAGCCGAACCGGGAGCAGGACATTCCTGGCACCTTTCTCTGCTCAGTACAGGAGGGGGAAAGAGACATTTGATAAATTCCGCCAGTTTTTGTCGATATAAGGGTGATTGCGATGACAATCTCGTCTATAAACTACCCCGAACCTAGAAGGAATAAAATAGCTTGTGACTATGAGTTCGCTTGGACGGGTGGGCACTGGGAATGAACGCACCCTGCCTTCCAAGTCTGTTTTTAGGGATGGTTCCCTCAGGCACGGACCTGTCACGCGTCGTTCACAGGGTGGCTGCTCCTCTGAGGAGATGGCGCTGCTGTGGGAAAGGTGAGCAGCTTTCCCTCCAACAGAAGAAGGGGAAGTCTCCGCATCCAAACGAGAAGGATTCCCCTAAACGGAGCTCACCTGTGCCCTCGGTGATCCAGGGATTTGTTTCCAGGCCGCACCGAGGAATTGGTTTCTGACATGTACGAAACAGCGCCTTTTCAGGTGCCTGAGGAGACGTTCAGGGTGTTTAATCGTTCTGGCTCCTGTTTTTTAGCGGGGCACGGGGAGGCACTCGGCTCCATACCTAGAGTCAGCAtcatcccctccctccatctcttcctgtctcctctccctctccctgctctcctctctctcctctctggcGGGCGGCTGTTGCCACCCAGCGGCCGCCGCTCGCCCCGAGCTCGGCGGCGACAGccgggacagcggggacagcggggacccccctccctccctgcggGAGCCAGGAGCTCGCTCGCCTCATTCCCGCCCGGGAAACTGAGGCAGCGAGGCGGTGCCCTCTCGTCTGTCTTGTGTGCACTCCCGCCCGCCGATGTGCGAAACGGGGCTGTGGACGGTGGAGTTCCGGGGGTTAAGAGGGACAGAGATTGCAGGACAGCGAGTGAAATGAGTTCAGGTAAGATTGATGATGCTCTGTGCAATCGTGGAATAAGGGCTGTACCTCACCAGAGCGTGTGTGTCACTCACGGCATGGTTTAAGGCTGGACCACAAGCTCATCGCATCTCATCTCCATCCACATGAAACACTCCCAAAAGCAAGGTGCTTGCAATGGGCTGAGGGATGGCTTCTGATGGCAGAAATGAACACAAGGGATCTGTCAGCCAAGTAACATCACCGCCTTTATATTCTTTCACCCGAAAGAGAACGAAGAAAAAGAGATCTCAACACTGAAAGTAACCTGACATTTCCATGTAACCATTTCCGTGGTTTAAATGGAACAAGAGATACAGGAAATCAGAATGGCCATAACCAACCCGTATGCTCCTTTAGTCTGTCACTGTTCTAGTGATTGAATCTAATGGGAAAATAGTGGTCATAGTTCACCAGAAAGCTTGCTAACACCAAACACAGCTGAGACTGTAccaaaaaatatgcaaaacacAAGGGAAAATCCTGAGAAGTGTTTGCTTTAAGCAAGGGCATTAGTATTGAGTCATGGGAAACAAAAACTATGCCTTGAAGAATGACAAATTGAGACTctgtaaaaaagcaaaacaaaattatgcACATTTAAAGCCTTGTTCTTAACATTAAAGGTCAAAAGCATTGCATCTGACCTGTTGGGCTCTAATTGAAGGGAGCGGCATCTTAAAAGCAATTACCTTGCTACCTGAATGGGTGATAAACATCTATTACAGTCTCACGAGTTTGCATCACAGCAGTGCTTTCCACCTTGCTTGTTTGTCTGAgctcagcaggaaaaaacaacagTTAAAAAGACATCCAAAACAAAGGAATATGGTTTTGGAGGCAGATGGAAGAAATGGCAAGAGAAGCTTGAAGGATTTATTAAAGAATATGCAATCAGTGCACAAAGTCAGCTAAGAAATCATTATGGGGCTTTTAGGTAGCAGAATAAGATGCTGACTACTCAAGATCTGATCCTGCAAGTCCTTCCACTCACATTTACCTTTATGTGAGTCAGCCCACCAAAGTTAATCAGACTTATAAGAAGAATTAGCTGTACGAAGAATTGGAATTTCATTAGGAATACAAGCAGCACCTCAcctgcagaaagctcttttgACACTTAAGAGAGATGAAAGCATTGCCATTAGGCATCACTCAGGTCTGGTACCATGAGGGACAGTTTATTTTCTTGAGATGGCTTTCTTATCTGTGAGGCACCTGGCCAGACAGGATCCCAGAAAGCCTGCTCCTTCTTCAGTGGCTTCCCAGATGCCCACTCTATAGCAGATGtattattaataacaaatgATGTAAAAAAGTTTGTAATGCCTGGCAACTCTAAACTTCCCAACAACCTGAAAGCAGACACCTTTTCCCTGTACCTTTGTGTTAACATCAACAGGCTTTCAGCAGCAATCCTGGTTCCTGGTGACCTGCCCACCCTTTTATTTCCTTGGCTCACAtgcagggaagctggagagaaGCAAATGATTGCTTAaagccctgcctgagcaggcaCGAAACAAGCAGGATGTGTGTTTGCACTCACGGTGAACAAGGACattgctacatttttttttctgaaaatctgcAGAGGTTTTctattctagaaaaaaaaatcaaaaccaccatcaccaccaaccaaaaccccaacaacagtACACTGAATTTGAGTAAtctgaaagaaatacatttagAGCAATATagataaatataattttgacATCTGTAGAGGTCCACTGACTTATGGTGTTGGAGCACAGTTTAAACATTGGTTTTACTGAAAGCATCCACTAAGATTGTGCCCATAGGTGGGGAATTTGTACATATGCAAATTAGCAAGCCGCTCCTCACAGCCAATGCTCTGTAAATGCTTTTTGGTGCCATGTCCAGTGAGGCATTTGTCTGTACCACCCACTGTGGCTGTGCTTCCCTCAGTTCCAGGCAttcagtgctgctccctcccatGCCAGCATTCATTTACTCTGCATGCCTTTGTTCCTGCAAGAGCTTTCTAACTCACC includes these proteins:
- the BCL2 gene encoding apoptosis regulator Bcl-2, whose protein sequence is MAHPGRRGYDNREIVLKYIHYKLSQRGYDWAAGEDRAPLPPGLSVPAAAGTSSDHTGLVSPHPEPPGSAAASHAPPAEGLHPAPQVVHLVLRQAGDEFSRRYQRDFSQMSGQLHLTPVTARSRFVAVVEELFRDGVNWGRIVAFFEFGGVMCVESVNREMFPLVDSIAAWMTEYLNRHLHNWIQDNGGWDAFVELYGNSMRPLFDFSWISLKTILSLVLVGACITLGAYLGHK